The sequence taaatattgacctcagGACACGGAGGataactcctcctgctcttcttcgaagtagtgccgtgggatcttttacatccacttgagagagcagacggggcctcggtttaacgtctcatccgaaagacagcaccccctcagcactgccctgggagtgtcagcctagatttatgtgctcaagttcctggagtgggacttgaacccacaactttctggcaTCAAAGGcgggagtgctatccactgagccacagctgatattccctccctatcactgtcacctcctccagccctgaaaccctccgagatctctgggctcctctaattcagaaatgagagtgctacctactgagcctgaCACCTAACAGTCCCACAATTTAATTCAAAAGTAATGTTCTAGTTTTACTATTTCTTCACCTACCCTTCATATTGCTCAGACACTTCCTTTCCTGGATGAAcagtccagtgtcagctgtggctcagtgggcagcactctcgcctctgagtcagatggttgtgggttcaagccccactctggggacttgagcacaaaaatctaagctgatgctcccagtgcagtgctgagggaatgtcgcactgacggaggtgccgtcttttggatgagatgttaaatctgaggcaccgtctaccctctcaggtggatgtaaaagatcccatggcactatttcgaagaagagcaggggagttgtcctggggccaatatttatcccttggtcaacataacaaaaacagattatttgatcatcacagtgctgtttgtgggagcttgctgtgcacaaattggctcctgtgtttcccacattacaacagtgactacaccccaaaagtacttcattggctggaaagcgctttacgacgtccggtggatgtgaaaggcgctaaataaatgcaaggctgtcttttttttttccagtctctcctcataaactCAGACCCTGATTACCAGGAATGAGCCTCCTGGCTccactctgcactgcctccaatgcctGAATGTCTCACTTTAGATCATCATTGCCGTCATGGTGTGAACTCGGCTTAAATCTGACCTCTGGGCCAACCCTGAGACGGAAATGAAGCAGAGCGAGACTGCTTGGGGCAGGGACTCTCACTTCACTTTACAGTCAGTCTGCGCCTTCACACCCAACTCGCAACAAACCACTTCACACCTGACGCTAAACCTGTGATAACTATCCGGAGAGACTGCACAGGCTGGGGATATTTTCTCCAGAAGGGGTAACCCGATCGAGACCTTTAATatcatgaaggggttcgatagggtagacgtagagaaggtaGTGATGGAGGTGGATtcgatcactgctttcaaaaggataAGTACCGGGAGAAAATTTttttttgcaggactatggggaaaggaagggggagtgggacgtggctgaggtgctcttgcagagaggccggcacgggctcgatgggccgaatggcctccttctgtgctgtaaccgttctatgatgcaacgagacctgggtgccatggtacatcagtcattgaaagttggcatgcaggtacagtaggcggtgaagaaggcaaatgacatgttggccttcatagtgagaggaattgagtatcggagcagggaggtattactgcacttgtacagggccttggtgaggccacaccttgaatattgtgttcagttttggtctccgaatcttgggaaggacattcttgctattgagggagtgcagcgaaggttcaccagactgattcccgagatggcaggactgacatatgaagaaagaccagatcaactaggcttatattcactggaatttagaagaatgagaggggatctcatagaaacatataaaattctgatgagattggacaggttagatgcaggaagaatgttcccgatgttgggggaagtccagaaccaggggtcacagtctaaggataaggggtaagccatttagccgagatgaggagaaacttcttcacttagagaattgtgaacctgtggatttctctaccacagaaagttgttgaggccagttcgttggatatattcaaaagggagttagatgtggcccttacggctaaagggatcaaggggtgtggagagaaagcaggaatggggtactgaagttgcatgatcagccatgatcatattgaatggtggtgcaggctcgaagggccgaatggcctactcctgcacctattttctatgtttctatgtttccacttgtgagtgagaccaaaactagaggccatcaatataagatagtcactaataaatccaataaggaattcagaaaaacctctttacccagagagtggtgagaatgtggaactcgctgccacagggagtggttgaggcgaatagtctggatgcatttaagaggaagctggataatcatatgcgggaggggggggggatatatggatatggtgatggggtgagatgaagaggggtgggaggacactcgtgtggagcataaacaccggcacagatctgttgggccgaatggcccgttcctaatgtgcgcaagttggctgctgcgtttcccacattacaacagtgactgcactccaaaggtacttcattggctgtacagcgccttgagacatccggtggatgtgaaaggcactatataaatgcaaggctgtcTTTTTTATCAGTCTGTGCTGTATGTTGTAGATTCTGTGTAGTTCTATGGAAGCCTATAATGTGAATGCACGCTTAAATGGCAAAGGCCCTCAGCCTGCCTGGAAGGACAATAGATTTCAAAATGTTTCGGCGGTCTTTGCTTCACAGCTACGTGCAAACAGTAAGCAGTTCTACCTTGCCCCTCTACGGAGATTGGCCACGAGGTACGACGCGGCTTTGCAACCGGAGTAGTCCACCTACCTGGACAAAAGGCACTGTCCTGCAGTTGGACCTGGTGGCTTCGTGCTCGGTCAGGGGCAAGACGATCTCCTCGGCAAGCCCTCTCCCTTTCTCCATCACTCTTCTCCAAGCCTCTTCGGCCGTCCTCTGCCTGGTTTGGGCGTCGTGTTTACCGGCGGGGATGGATGGGCCCCAAGTCCTTGCGTTGGGCGTCGGCACTTTCTGTGGGTCGTCGCCTGAGCCCCAAGCGCTGTCGCTTGGCACCTCCCTGCTCGGATGATCCTCGGCGTGCTGCCCGGACGATTCCCACCTTCCGTGGGCGATCCTTTTCTTGTCCCGCGCGATGAAAGTTGGCGCTCCCCAAACGCCGTACACTGTCGTCTTCCGAATTTGAAGGCCACCTCCGTTCTCCCGGTTTGCCTGAAGGCCTTCCGGAACATAAAAACAtagcaattaggagcaggagtcggccattcggcccctcgagcctgctctgcattcaatgagatcatggctgatcttctacctcaactccactttcctgcactgtcccttgattcccttaatatccaaaaatctatcgatctctgtcttgaatatactcaaggactgagccaccacagccctctggggtagagaattccaaagattcaccaccctctgaatgaagaaatgtctcctcatctcagtcctaaatggccaaccccttattctgatcctgtgtgacccctggttctagactccccagcccgggggaaacatcctccctgcatctaccctgtcaagccctgtaagaacgttgtatatttcaatgagatcatctctcattcttctaaactccagggaatataggcctggactactcaatctctcctcataggacaatccccccatcccaggaatcattctggtgaatcttggttgcactccctctatggcaagtatatccttccttaggtaaggagaccataactgtgcacaatactccaggtgcggtctcaccagggccctatataagtgcaggaagactcttgtactcaaatcctcttggaataaaggccaacgtaccattggctttcttaattgcttgctgtgcctgcgcgttaactttcagtgatcggtgtacaaggacacccaggtcccctctgaacaccaacatttcccgatCTCTCACCTGCGGCTCGGAGCCGCGCTCTGTCCGTGGACCCGCGCCGAGCTGCCACGCTTCCTCCGGGAGCGGCCGAGTGGAACGAGCTCCGGGGGCCGAGGAAGGGGCCGGGTGGAGGACGGCCTGCCCCTTTGGCCGGAGACCCCCGCCTACGCTGCAGCCCCAAGAAGGCCGACCACTGGAGACTGGCCGCCGCCGGGCGCGGGGGCCGGAGGCGGGGGCTCGGTGCGAAGGGCAGCCCCCCGTCCAAAATGGCGGCCTGCCCGCGGCCCCGCTCGCCGCCCTCCGGGGGAGAAGAGTCAGCCGAAgaaaccattccttcattgtcatccGAGCTGTCCTGCGTTGGCCGTGGAAACAACCTGGCGCTGGACGCGGTCAGGACGAGACTGAGCATCAGCTCGGCACGCAGGGCGAGCATTTTTGGCGGTTCCTAACTAAATACCGGTTCAGGTCTGCGGTAACAGGGCCCTGCAGTCAATTTTGGATCATTCCCCCTTCTCCTTGCTCCTTATATTCAGCCGGGCTTTCCCTTGCTGAAGCGATTACTACAGGAAGCTGCCCTCTCACATCCTCAAGGGTCGTTGACATCTCCCTTTTATTGAATCAATCAATCACAGGGTGGAAGGGGAGGGAGACAAACGCCAGGATTGGGTGCTAACACCTGTTGTTTGAAGTTGTGGTGTTTTAGTGCTGAAGACATTTGCATCAATAATGGGCAAGGCAAACAGGTTTGTGTATTAGCAACACTTGAGATCAAATCTATTTGGAGGTATTAGCAACAGTTAAATATAAACTGAATCTGCAGCTTATGTTTCTGCACTGATTCACGCTTAGGTGTTCGAAGTCAAGAAGTGCCAACAGGCTTCTCGATCAAGAACATCTTCTCTGGGCCTCCCACCTCTGCAAAATTGAGCTCATCCaagactcggctgccccgtgtcctatctcgcatcgagtcccgctcacctatcgccccctgtgctccctgccccgtgtcctaactcgcaccaagtcccgctcacccatcgccccctgtgctcgctgccccgtgtcctaactcgcaccaagtcccgctcacccatcgccccctgtcctaactcgcaccaagtcccgcttacccatcaccccctgtcctaactcgcaccaagtcccgctcacccatcgccccctgtcctaactcgcaccaagtcccgctcacccatcgccccctgtgctcgcttccccgtgtcctaactcgcaccaagtcccgctcacccatcaccccctgtgctcgctgccctgtgtcctaactcgcaccaagtcccgctcacccatcaccccctgtgctcactgccctgtgtcctaactcgcaccaagtcccgcttacccatcaccccctgtgctcgctgacctacactgaacaccggtccaacaacgcctcgatttttaaaattggcatccttgttttcaaatccctcttaaggcctcgccacccccccccccctcctcgtctctgtaacctcctctagccctccgagatgtctgtgcttctccaattctggcctcttgggcaatCCCCAGATTTCCattgctctaccattggcggccgtgccttcagctgcctgggccccaagctctggaattccttccttaaacctctccacctctcgttccttccttaagacgctccttaaaacctacctctctgaccaggtttttagtcgcctgtcctaatatctcatgtgactCAGCTTACAAATATTGATGAGAATGCCCCTTGGGACATtcgactatgttaaaggcattatacaaatgcaagatgttgttgtacTTCAAAGGTTCTGTTCGGAAGTCATGGCATTCTGTGATTCAGTCTTGTCAGCTGCTATTGGCCAATTCCCACCCGCTACCTTCGAAGCAACGGACTGGTAACCACGGAGATGGGAGCTGACGCGAAAGGCACTTTTATCACTGGCAGTACCCCAGCatcaatgaaagacttgcatttatatagcgcctttcatgaccaccagacatcccaaagcgctttacagccaatgaagcacttttggagtgtagtcactgttgtaatgtgggaaacgtggcagccaatttgcgcacagcaagctcccacaaacagcaagcgataatgaccagataatctgttttttgtgatgttgactgagggttaactattggccaggacactgggaataactcccccatGTGAtctttagtgccatgggatcttttacatccacctgagagggcagactttaatgactcatccgaaagacggcatctccaacagtgtgacgctccctcagcactccactgggagtgtcagcctagattcttgtgctcaaatcgctggagtggggacttgaacccacaaccttctgacccacaggggagtgtgctgcccactgagccatggttgatacTGGGCATAGAGGGTGCTCCAGGCACTGATTGTGATAAACCCCAGTAACGTCGGACACCTGGTTTTGCCCTGGGTCCTGAGAACGTTGGTCAGAGTCAATACTCAAGATTGCTTTTGGCAGCCTCTCCACCAGCCCCAACCGGGACATGTGGCAGACAGTTAACATTATACACGGGAGGGGAGCCATGGAAATTACTGCTCTCCACATTGATAGAGATTAGAGGCCGTGGGTCTGTATCTGTGAACACCGGGGGTTGTGGGTCTGTATCTGTGAACACTAGAGGTCATGGGTCTGTATCTGTGTGCACTAGGGGTTGTGGGTCTAAATATGTGTACACTAGGGGTTGTGGGTCTAAATATGTGTACACTAGGGgttgtgtgtctgtatatgtacACACTAGGGGTTGTGGGTCTGTATATGTACACACTAGGGgttgtgtgtctgtatatgtacACACTAGGGgttgtgtgtctgtatatgtacACACTAGGGGTTGTGGGTCTGTACATGTACACACTAGAGGTTGTGGGTCTGTATATGTACACACTAGGGGTTGTGGGTCTAAATATGTGTACACTAGGGGTTGTGGGTCTACATATGTGTACACTAGGGgttgtgtgtctgtatatgtacACACTAGGGGTTGTGGGTCTGTACATGTACACACTAGAGGTTGTGGGTCTGTATATGTATACACTAGGAGTTGTGGTTCTGTATATGTACACACTAGGGGTTGTGGGTCTGTATATGTATACACTAGGGGCTGTGGTTCTGTATATGTACACACTAGGGGTTGTGGGTCTGTATATGTATACACTCGGGGTTGTGGTTCTGTATATGTACACACTAGGGATTGTGGGTCTGTGTATGTACACACTAGGGGTTGTGGGTCTGTATATGTATACACTCGGGGTTGTGGTTCTGTATATGTACACACTAGGGATTATGGGTCTGTGTATGTACACACTAGGGGTTGTGGGTCTGTATATGTATACACTAGGGGTTGTGGTTCTGTATATGTACACACTCGGGGTTGTGGGTCTGTATATGTATACACTAGGggttgtgtttctgtatatgtacaCACTAGGGGTTGTGGGTCTGTATATGTATACACTAGGGGTTGTGGTTCTGTATATGTACACACTCGGGGTTGTGGGTCTGTATATGTATACACTAGGggttgtgtttctgtatatgtacaCACTCGGGGTTGTGGGTCTGTATATGTATACACTAGGGGTTGTGGTTCTGTATATGTACACACTAGGGATTGTGGTTCTGTATATGTACACACTAGGGATTGTGGGTCTGTATATGTACACACTAGGGGTTGTGGTTCTGTATATGTATACACTAGGGTACATGGGTCTGTATACGATACACTAGAggtcacgggtctgtgtctgtgaataCTGGGGTCGTGGGTCAGTCTGCTGGAAGAGTGAAGTCAGATAATGACCCCTTATATTATGTCATGCTCGCTAAAGAAACACAAACAAATAAAATACTGGGAATACAGAGCAGGCGTGGCATGTCAGCACGGCCAGCCTGACGTTTCAGGTAGAGACCACTTGTCAGACTCCTGCAACATTAACCTGTCATAGAATTATAgacacttacagcacagaaagaggccattcgcccCACTGTGCCGGtgttggctctgtgaaagagcagttgtgcttagtcccatattcccgctttttgtccgtaatcctgtaagttcctcatcctccagtcCCTGTCCAACTCCCTGTTAAAATGATTGATAGGATCAGCTCCCACCACCTCGCAGATTCAGCGTTCCAGATCCCTGCAACTCTGAGTGAAAGAATTTCTTATcaccccctctagatcttttgccaatgtttGTAAACCTACcatcggaggagcggtgagagatcatggcggaggtgcggcgaatgagggctacggggcccagaagagccgagggcccagggggcagcacgggcccagcccacactgcgatatgtgtgcgcactaggcccgtgcagcagagctggtctccagtcgtcctggttaacactggataaagacctagctctgtcaagcccgtgtggtggctggtgtgcaacggccaccccatgttaaaaaaatccacgcacaggcatcttccacccttcagttggagttcaagactggaacatcgggtccttcattgaaacatctgtgaaacatagaaaatatgtgcaggagcaggccattcggcccttcgagcctgcaccaccattcaatatgatcatgactgatcatgcaacttcagtaccccttcctgccttctctccttaccccttgatccctttagccgaaagggccacatccaactcccttttgaatatatccaacgaactggcctcaacaactttctgtggtagagaattccacaggttcacaattctctgagtggaagcaagtcatcctcattcgagggtccGCCTGACCACCTCAGGTTACTGACCCACTCGCCCGACCCTTTCACTTCACATCTCGATTTTATGTTTGCGGCTTCTGTTTAATTTTTGCTGTGCGGAATTGGCTGGACAGGAATTCCGGGAGCAGCCTCGCTCCCCACTCAGGTGGTCCCACAACGAGGATTGTGCCGTGGATTTGAAAACCACCTGTTTGCTTTCAGATGTTAAATCCGAAACGTAAAACAAAAGTTCGACTTTCTGTCTCAGGGAAAGAGACACTTAACCTGAATGGAGTTCCCACCAAGCAGAAAATAGGGTCGTCAGATCAATAATTCAAAGCATTCAAGGTCACATTTAAGGAGAAGGTGCTAACTCCCTTTAACATGTTCTTCCCAACGTGTCATTTCTTTTTGAGTGGATTAGAATCCACCACAATGGAATGTGTGATGTCCTGGCGACATTTAAAAGCCTGTTTTATTGCAAAGCTTCTGTTTGATCCAACATTCCTTCATTAAACCTGAAGGCAAGGGGATTCTGCATATTAAAGTCCTTTAATTCTGCATATTAAggctatcagctgtggctcagtggacagcactttcgcctctgggtcagaggctgtgggttcaagtcccactccagagacttaagcacaaaaatctcggctgccactccaatgcagtactgagggaggtgcagttttttcgatgagacgttaaactgaggccctgtctgccctctcaggtgggcagaaaagaccCCATCGCATTATTACAAAGAacttaagttctggaattccctcaccaTTCCTCgccactctctacctctctttgttccttaaaacctaccactgataagaacataagaaataggagcaggagcaggccatacggcccctcgagcctgctccgccattcaataagatcatggctgatctgatcatggactcagttccacttccccgcccgctccccataaccccttatcatttaagaaactgtctatttctgtcttaaatttatttaacgtcccagcttccacagctctctgaggcagcgaactccacagatttacaaccctctgagagaagaatttctcctcatctctgttttaaatgggtggtcccttattctaagatcatgccctctagttctagtctcccccatcagtggaaacatcctctctgcatccaccttgtcaagccccctcataatcttatacgtttcgataagatcacctctcattcttctgaattccaatgagtagaggcccaacctcctcaacctttcctcataaatcaaccccctcatccccggaatcaaccgagtgaatcttctctgaactgtctccacagcaagtataccctttcgtaaatgtaaaccaaaactgcacgcagtattccaggtgtggcctcaccaataccctgtacagctgtaacaagacttccctgcttttatactccatccactttgcattaaaggccaagattccattggccttcctgatcaattactgtacctgcatactatcctttctaGCTTTTAACCCcagattttttattttatttaatgttttgctcgctggcctacattggctcccagttaagcaacgcctcgatttcaaaattctcattcttgtttataaatccctccatggcctcacccctccctatctctgtaatctcctccagcctcacaaccaccccccgagttgtctgcgcttctgtaattctgtcctcttgagcatccctgattataatcgctcaactatcggtggccgtgccttctgttgcctgggccccaagctctggaactccctccctcaaactctctgcctctctttcctcccttaagatgctccttaaaatctacctctttgatcaagcttttggtcatcagtgtaatttcttctcatgtggctcggtgtcaaatttatctgttttgtctaataacactcttgtgaagtgtcttgggaacttttactaggttaaaggcactgtataattgTTGTGAACTTTGTGTGGCCTTTTCTAACTTTTTTGTgccggctcaaagggccgaatggccctccttctgcactgtaaccattctatgatgctatTCTATGAGATCATTTGGGTTTGGATGGTCTGAACTAACTTACTCGAACTTTTTGAAAAGTTTTAGAAACTTAACAAGAGGCAGTTGAGGAGCCAGCCCCGCCGGGAGGACCCAAGGCCAAAATGGCGGCGCCCATGCTGTGGCGGTttgcgtaaccctgtaggttacggcacttcaagtgcacatccaagtattttttaaatgtgctgaggctttctgcctctaaccaccctttcaggccgtgagttccagacccccaccatccttggggctgaagaaatttcccttcaaatcccctctaaccctcctaccaattattttaaatctatgccctctggttattgacacctctgctaagggaaataggtccttcctatccactctatctaagcccctcataactttatacacctcaataaccaaagacttacatttctagagcgcttttcacgaccactggatgtctcaagcgtttacagccaattaagtacttttggagtgtagtcactgttgtaatgtaacgcggcagccaatttgcgcacagcaagctcccacaaacagcaatctgataatgaccaggtcatgtgtttttgttatgttgattgagggataaatattggccaggacaccggggataactcctctgctcttcttcaaaatagtgccgtgggatcttttacatccacctgagagagcagacgggaccctgAGTTTATCCGAAAAACGGCATCTCTTGACAGtgctccgctccctcagtactgcactgagaatgTCAGACTACATATatagtgctcaagttcctggagtgggacgtgaacccataaccttctgactcaggaagcgagagtgctacccactgagccacagctgtgtcAAGCTTAGATCAAAACCATCTTTCTTGACAGA is a genomic window of Pristiophorus japonicus isolate sPriJap1 chromosome 24, sPriJap1.hap1, whole genome shotgun sequence containing:
- the LOC139237756 gene encoding uncharacterized protein codes for the protein MLALRAELMLSLVLTASSARLFPRPTQDSSDDNEGMVSSADSSPPEGGERGRGQAAILDGGLPFAPSPRLRPPRPAAASLQWSAFLGLQRRRGSPAKGAGRPPPGPFLGPRSSFHSAAPGGSVAARRGSTDRARLRAAGLQANRENGGGLQIRKTTVYGVWGAPTFIARDKKRIAHGRWESSGQHAEDHPSREVPSDSAWGSGDDPQKVPTPNARTWGPSIPAGKHDAQTRQRTAEEAWRRVMEKGRGLAEEIVLPLTEHEATRSNCRTVPFVQNVSHPQCSTVTVQNQLCFGQCSSFFIPGAEQRLYRSCSRCFPSRRRKTVVLLECVGQLVVSKDVTLVEECKCDLDKEPPLEN